A stretch of the Sulfurospirillum sp. UCH001 genome encodes the following:
- a CDS encoding NnrS family protein produces the protein MQPTEGLVVVVFVSSLTPPPPPKTTALQNLQAQPHRIFFFAGVVQGVLFVSLLGLHYAGLISLNASVGLYHAYAMTFIVFTQFFAGFLLTTFPRYLSRPAPKQSEYMPVAWLINGGGLLFIVCSFISELALIAAMIVILAGYIKLCLLLLDFQTKSTVTNKADTTWMLRSFALGAVGQVLFITDTFAPTYAIALGISFYLYLFFIVLIVSQKMMPFFASNSIVGYTINKSKHFLLSVFIALIAKVVLEALSINAFVADSALFGIITYELLKWRLPFKKSPPILWVLFLSIWWTPIGFGLFVVQDFSSLLGHTIYLEKSPLHALALGYFTTVLIGFGTRVILGHSGRTPKADAYAITLFGLIQIMALIRIIAGIFPQFGYLHAVLTVAGLWIIIFGLWSKRYIHILFEK, from the coding sequence ATGCAGCCAACCGAGGGGCTAGTTGTTGTGGTTTTTGTCAGTAGTTTAACCCCACCGCCGCCACCAAAAACGACGGCGCTTCAAAACCTTCAAGCACAACCACACCGCATTTTCTTTTTTGCGGGTGTGGTTCAAGGTGTGCTTTTTGTTTCACTTTTAGGTCTGCATTATGCAGGACTTATCAGTCTCAATGCCAGTGTGGGACTTTACCACGCTTACGCGATGACATTCATCGTCTTTACACAGTTTTTTGCAGGCTTTTTACTCACGACATTCCCACGTTACCTCTCACGCCCTGCTCCTAAACAAAGTGAGTATATGCCTGTTGCATGGTTAATAAACGGCGGTGGTCTACTGTTTATTGTATGTTCTTTTATCTCTGAACTTGCTCTTATAGCAGCCATGATTGTTATCTTGGCTGGATACATCAAGCTCTGTTTACTCTTACTTGATTTTCAGACCAAAAGTACAGTCACTAACAAAGCCGATACCACATGGATGCTTCGTTCTTTTGCTCTAGGAGCTGTGGGACAAGTACTTTTCATCACCGATACATTTGCCCCAACATATGCTATTGCATTGGGCATTAGTTTCTATCTTTATTTGTTTTTTATTGTTCTTATCGTTTCTCAAAAGATGATGCCATTTTTTGCGTCCAATTCCATAGTTGGCTATACGATCAATAAAAGTAAACACTTTTTACTTTCAGTCTTTATAGCATTGATCGCAAAAGTGGTTTTGGAGGCATTAAGTATTAACGCTTTTGTGGCAGATAGCGCGCTTTTTGGCATCATCACGTATGAGCTTCTCAAATGGCGTCTTCCCTTTAAAAAATCACCACCAATTTTATGGGTGCTTTTCCTCTCTATTTGGTGGACACCTATCGGCTTTGGACTTTTTGTCGTGCAAGACTTTAGTTCGCTTTTAGGTCATACGATTTATCTTGAAAAGTCACCATTGCATGCTTTAGCACTAGGGTATTTCACGACAGTACTCATTGGCTTTGGAACAAGGGTTATTTTAGGACATTCAGGACGTACTCCAAAAGCAGATGCGTATGCCATAACACTCTTTGGTCTTATCCAAATTATGGCACTTATTCGTATCATTGCTGGTATTTTCCCACAGTTTGGCTACTTACATGCTGTTCTCACGGTGGCTGGTTTGTGGATTATTATCTTTGGATTATGGTCGAAGCGGTATATTCATATCTTATTTGAGAAGTAA
- a CDS encoding heavy-metal-associated domain-containing protein, whose translation MATITLVVKGMSCMGCVKSVKGVLEGIKGVKSVNVDLASGKTIIEYDAPIDISVFEKAIDEAGFEVVS comes from the coding sequence ATGGCAACAATTACGTTAGTTGTTAAGGGTATGAGTTGTATGGGATGTGTGAAGAGTGTCAAGGGTGTTTTAGAGGGTATTAAAGGGGTCAAAAGTGTGAATGTTGACCTTGCTAGTGGCAAAACAATCATTGAGTATGATGCGCCGATTGATATCAGTGTGTTTGAAAAAGCGATTGATGAAGCAGGCTTTGAAGTCGTTTCATAA
- a CDS encoding ATP-dependent RecD-like DNA helicase, whose protein sequence is MNLAQKLIDILKKDNVLLTGGAGVGKSYLVGEVVSELRNAGKQVVVLGSTGVSAVNVGGQTLHSFFAFGICNHLDELMRHDRYAKARLAEIKKVLTRCDLLVIDEISMVSADLLDMIYYRLRNAGFEGSVLFVGDFFQLPPVSKGKTDSLWGGFEYAFESSSWKAYDPVVVELTITKRTHDELFFRHLGKIRRGILDGDTFDYLEALRSNVSVWEDDPTVLFGRNREAEALNLKRLAELESESFVLKAKEELHEKTLHVNKIEGWKNALPIPVDLTLKIGAKVLFCTNKWGKYYNGETGIVRSIDADTVLVEKKGELIKVERQEYTLHENVVMEGEIKEKPLVSIEQFPLKLAYAITIHKSQGMSIDSLVCNINTIFEKSQFYVAISRARYPNQLLLDYHYQRFHEHLVRCVQVSPKVGEFYAKSNVLKIEELRSDSLFGEF, encoded by the coding sequence TTGAATTTAGCACAAAAACTCATCGACATTTTAAAAAAAGACAATGTTCTGCTCACAGGTGGCGCAGGTGTGGGCAAGAGTTATCTAGTCGGTGAAGTGGTGAGTGAGCTTCGTAACGCTGGAAAACAAGTAGTAGTGCTGGGAAGTACTGGGGTGAGCGCTGTCAATGTAGGCGGGCAAACTCTGCACAGTTTTTTTGCGTTTGGTATCTGTAACCATCTTGATGAACTGATGCGTCATGATCGTTACGCAAAAGCGAGGCTTGCAGAAATCAAAAAAGTACTCACTAGATGTGATCTTTTAGTCATCGATGAAATTAGCATGGTTTCAGCTGATTTGCTTGATATGATTTATTATCGTCTTCGCAATGCTGGTTTTGAAGGAAGCGTACTTTTTGTAGGTGACTTTTTTCAATTACCTCCTGTTTCTAAAGGGAAAACAGATAGCCTTTGGGGTGGGTTTGAGTATGCGTTTGAGAGTAGTTCGTGGAAGGCGTATGATCCTGTGGTGGTTGAGCTTACTATTACCAAACGTACACATGATGAGCTTTTTTTTAGACATCTTGGAAAAATCAGACGCGGTATACTTGATGGCGATACGTTTGACTATCTTGAAGCACTGCGCTCTAATGTTAGCGTATGGGAAGATGACCCAACTGTTCTTTTTGGACGAAATAGGGAAGCTGAAGCACTCAATCTAAAAAGGCTTGCTGAGCTTGAGAGTGAATCGTTTGTATTAAAAGCCAAGGAAGAGTTACACGAAAAAACATTGCATGTCAACAAAATAGAAGGGTGGAAAAATGCGCTTCCTATTCCCGTTGATTTAACCCTAAAAATAGGCGCAAAAGTGCTTTTTTGTACCAATAAATGGGGTAAATACTACAATGGTGAGACGGGAATCGTGCGGTCAATTGATGCCGATACTGTGTTGGTAGAGAAAAAAGGTGAGCTTATAAAAGTAGAACGCCAAGAATATACATTGCATGAGAATGTGGTAATGGAAGGTGAAATCAAAGAAAAACCACTTGTCTCCATTGAGCAGTTTCCTTTGAAATTGGCGTACGCTATTACGATTCACAAGTCGCAAGGAATGAGTATTGATTCTTTGGTGTGCAACATTAACACTATTTTTGAAAAGAGTCAGTTTTATGTGGCTATTTCACGTGCTCGTTACCCCAATCAGCTTTTGTTGGATTATCACTATCAGCGTTTTCATGAGCATTTGGTGCGCTGTGTGCAGGTATCGCCTAAGGTTGGAGAGTTTTATGCAAAATCGAATGTTTTGAAGATAGAAGAGCTTAGGAGCGATTCACTTTTTGGTGAATTTTGA
- a CDS encoding DUF1737 domain-containing protein: MQYKLITGPDDSTFCARVTEFLNNGWKLHGSPSVTFNGQTVIAAQVVVKEDDKDVKACGFTK, translated from the coding sequence ATGCAATATAAACTTATTACTGGACCGGATGACTCAACGTTTTGTGCGAGGGTAACGGAGTTTTTAAATAATGGCTGGAAACTACATGGAAGCCCATCAGTCACGTTTAATGGACAAACTGTCATCGCAGCGCAAGTGGTTGTGAAAGAGGATGATAAAGACGTTAAGGCGTGTGGATTTACGAAATAA
- a CDS encoding GGDEF domain-containing protein has translation MLDVDHFKRVNDTYGHECGDMVIQTVSKILLEQTREYDIIGRLGGEEFGVLLPQTTLLEAREIAERIRIKIEETTMHYNTEEIRVTVSVGLIRNSEEIEDFNTLVVLGDKCLYQAKSQGRNRVICYEENDFVI, from the coding sequence ATGCTGGATGTGGACCATTTTAAAAGAGTCAATGATACGTATGGTCATGAATGTGGTGATATGGTCATTCAAACGGTTTCGAAAATTCTTTTGGAGCAGACGCGAGAATATGACATCATAGGACGACTTGGAGGAGAAGAATTTGGTGTTTTGCTACCTCAAACAACACTACTTGAAGCAAGAGAAATAGCAGAGCGCATACGTATAAAAATCGAAGAAACGACAATGCATTACAATACAGAAGAGATTCGTGTTACCGTTAGTGTTGGTTTAATTCGTAACAGTGAAGAGATCGAAGATTTTAACACCTTAGTTGTTTTGGGAGACAAATGTTTGTATCAAGCAAAGTCTCAGGGGCGTAATCGTGTGATTTGTTATGAGGAAAACGACTTTGTCATTTAA
- a CDS encoding SH3 domain-containing protein: MSIRNIFLCICSLIILTGCAPKEPSSEAFIAQKIASKEMLIYPQNVDFLAQNITPQKVAQEDFTYRYYSPWFRTHVSTKKDDALWANKSYGLKSRYYGENLQLISDAEIDAIINETNPDAYGSINAHAIMIHNAQMRNLPTEKPFFKKTTLPGEGYPFDYLQTSRIHVAEPLIISHYSKDGAWAFVESSFASGWLPVESFVIVEAKERMELIKANKIAIVKDNIPLYNTKQRFITYAKVGAILPIVSEDDDFFHAYMYTRDATFSAQKLELRIPKSFAQAVPIAFSKESISKIGDALLGEKYGWGGYLANRDCSAMTRDFLSPFGIWIPRNSAAQKNFGEYISLKDLTPKEKEAMILKNGIAFLSLIYLKGHIMLYAGEFEGKPLVMHNVWGVRTMENGNEGRNIIGKAVITDLYVGANQPNVPENGLLINRVEGITVKPANPKSNNLVQKYPSIKVIKDNTVFFMDGSSLPYDDKKVKTFDEKLENADIEDMFAQVYPAFAPITDPALNDDPGRFRNDAFLKKLYGSNKSEIKKNLTTVNWLPKHGGKKLQFNKNENAARQLQKVSDELDNLPEEFMKYLKKVDGTYYFRKIAKTERLSAHSYGIAIDLDTKYSRYWQWDKTHNFHNEFPKEIVDIFEKYGFVWGGRWYHYDTMHFEYRPELFESID, translated from the coding sequence ATGTCAATACGAAATATTTTTCTGTGCATATGCAGTCTCATTATCTTAACAGGATGTGCCCCAAAAGAGCCCTCATCTGAAGCATTTATTGCTCAAAAAATTGCTTCAAAAGAGATGCTTATCTACCCACAAAACGTAGACTTTTTAGCTCAAAATATTACACCACAAAAGGTCGCACAAGAAGACTTTACGTATCGTTATTACTCTCCGTGGTTTAGAACTCATGTAAGTACAAAAAAAGATGACGCTTTGTGGGCAAATAAATCTTATGGACTTAAAAGTCGCTACTATGGTGAAAATCTTCAACTGATTTCTGATGCAGAGATCGATGCCATTATCAATGAGACCAATCCTGATGCGTATGGTAGTATCAACGCTCATGCCATTATGATTCATAATGCACAAATGCGTAATCTCCCAACAGAAAAACCTTTTTTTAAAAAGACGACACTTCCAGGAGAAGGGTATCCGTTTGACTACTTACAAACCTCGCGCATTCATGTAGCAGAGCCTCTTATTATCTCACATTACAGTAAAGACGGTGCTTGGGCATTTGTAGAGAGTTCGTTTGCTTCTGGTTGGCTTCCTGTAGAAAGCTTTGTTATAGTAGAAGCTAAAGAGCGTATGGAGCTTATCAAAGCAAACAAAATTGCTATCGTAAAAGACAACATCCCTCTTTACAACACTAAACAACGCTTCATTACCTATGCGAAAGTGGGAGCCATTTTACCTATCGTAAGTGAAGATGATGACTTTTTTCACGCCTATATGTACACCAGAGATGCCACATTTAGCGCACAAAAGCTAGAACTGCGCATTCCAAAAAGCTTTGCGCAAGCTGTACCTATAGCGTTTAGTAAAGAGAGCATTAGTAAAATTGGCGATGCGCTTTTAGGCGAAAAATACGGCTGGGGTGGATACCTCGCTAACCGTGATTGTTCTGCTATGACGCGCGATTTTCTCTCCCCTTTTGGTATTTGGATACCACGAAATTCCGCTGCACAAAAAAATTTTGGAGAGTATATCTCACTCAAAGATTTAACACCCAAGGAAAAAGAAGCCATGATTTTGAAAAACGGTATAGCCTTTTTAAGCCTCATCTACCTTAAAGGTCACATTATGCTTTATGCAGGTGAATTTGAAGGCAAACCTCTTGTAATGCACAACGTTTGGGGTGTACGAACAATGGAAAATGGCAATGAAGGACGCAACATTATCGGTAAGGCGGTTATTACAGACTTGTATGTTGGGGCAAATCAACCTAATGTGCCTGAAAACGGACTGCTCATCAACCGTGTTGAGGGCATAACTGTCAAACCAGCAAACCCTAAAAGCAACAATCTTGTTCAAAAGTACCCTAGCATCAAAGTCATCAAAGACAATACCGTCTTTTTTATGGATGGAAGCTCACTCCCTTATGATGATAAAAAAGTAAAAACTTTTGATGAAAAGCTCGAAAATGCAGACATCGAAGATATGTTCGCCCAAGTCTACCCTGCTTTTGCACCTATCACAGATCCCGCACTCAACGATGATCCAGGACGTTTCCGTAATGATGCTTTTTTGAAAAAACTCTATGGCTCAAACAAAAGCGAGATCAAAAAAAATCTAACCACGGTAAACTGGCTTCCAAAACACGGTGGAAAAAAACTGCAATTTAACAAAAACGAAAATGCCGCGCGCCAGCTTCAAAAAGTTTCTGATGAGTTAGACAATCTACCTGAAGAGTTCATGAAGTATCTCAAAAAAGTCGATGGTACTTACTACTTTCGTAAAATTGCAAAAACAGAACGTTTAAGTGCCCATAGCTACGGCATTGCCATCGATCTTGATACCAAATATTCACGCTACTGGCAATGGGACAAAACGCACAATTTTCACAATGAATTTCCTAAAGAGATCGTCGATATTTTTGAGAAATATGGCTTTGTATGGGGTGGTAGATGGTACCACTACGATACCATGCATTTTGAGTATAGACCAGAGCTTTTTGAGAGCATAGACTAA
- the tpx gene encoding thiol peroxidase, which translates to MTFTAKIDKTALKGTPVKLEGNFQEVGNYAPIVKVVTPDLQEKTIGGEGNKAQLIIAVPSLDTPVCDAEARRFNQEVAKHENIDTTVISMDLPFSAAKFCNVAGIENITVGSDFRHKAFARAYGMLISDGALEGLCARALFVISKDGKIVYKQVVPEITEEPNYDEALNAAIDAANRGASCCGFCQ; encoded by the coding sequence ATGACGTTTACAGCAAAAATTGACAAAACCGCTCTTAAGGGCACACCCGTAAAGTTGGAAGGAAACTTCCAAGAAGTAGGTAATTATGCGCCTATCGTAAAAGTTGTCACACCAGACTTACAAGAAAAAACCATTGGTGGTGAAGGTAATAAAGCACAACTCATCATTGCAGTACCTTCTTTAGATACACCTGTTTGCGACGCAGAAGCAAGACGCTTCAACCAAGAAGTTGCTAAACATGAGAACATCGATACAACAGTCATTTCAATGGACTTGCCTTTTTCAGCAGCAAAGTTCTGTAACGTAGCAGGTATTGAAAATATCACGGTGGGAAGTGACTTTAGACATAAAGCCTTTGCACGTGCGTATGGTATGCTCATCAGTGATGGTGCACTAGAAGGTTTATGTGCAAGAGCACTCTTTGTTATCAGTAAAGATGGCAAAATCGTTTACAAACAAGTTGTTCCAGAAATCACCGAGGAACCAAATTATGACGAAGCGTTAAATGCCGCTATCGATGCAGCCAACCGAGGGGCTAGTTGTTGTGGTTTTTGTCAGTAG